A single genomic interval of Terriglobus albidus harbors:
- the pdxA gene encoding 4-hydroxythreonine-4-phosphate dehydrogenase PdxA produces MTPIIAITMGDAAGVGPEIIVKALMHKEVYERCRPLVIGDARRLRQAAEIVHAELTIHPLIEERLSEASFTPGVIDCIDLALIPDDLPWGKISPIAGDAAYRYLKVAARLAMNGGIQAICTAPLNKEALHAGGHLFPGHTELLASLTGAGEVSMMLSTPKLRVVHVTTHIGLIDAIEKIDADLVERTITRAHAALERAGVKDPRIGVCGINPHAGENGLFGRGEEGEKIVPAVEACRSRGWDVKGPLPADTLFFLAQRGDFDMVVAMYHDQGHGPVKVLGLESGVNITLGLPVIRTSVDHGTAFDIAGTGQADERSLLEAINQAIQLATVGS; encoded by the coding sequence GCCATCACCATGGGAGATGCAGCAGGTGTCGGCCCGGAGATCATCGTTAAAGCCCTCATGCACAAAGAGGTCTATGAGCGTTGCCGGCCACTCGTCATTGGGGATGCTCGCCGGCTCAGACAGGCCGCTGAGATCGTTCATGCAGAGCTCACCATTCATCCCCTGATCGAAGAACGCCTCTCAGAGGCCAGTTTTACTCCCGGAGTGATCGACTGCATTGACCTTGCCCTGATCCCTGACGATCTTCCATGGGGCAAGATATCTCCAATTGCCGGAGATGCGGCTTACCGTTATCTCAAAGTCGCAGCCAGGCTTGCGATGAATGGCGGCATCCAGGCCATCTGCACCGCGCCGCTTAATAAGGAAGCGCTTCATGCAGGCGGTCATCTCTTTCCCGGGCATACTGAGCTGCTCGCATCGCTAACCGGTGCGGGAGAAGTCTCGATGATGCTCTCGACCCCGAAGTTACGTGTTGTGCATGTCACAACCCATATTGGTCTTATCGATGCCATTGAGAAGATTGATGCCGATTTGGTTGAGCGAACCATCACCCGCGCCCATGCGGCACTTGAGCGCGCCGGCGTCAAGGATCCACGCATCGGCGTGTGCGGCATCAATCCTCATGCCGGCGAGAACGGACTCTTCGGCCGCGGCGAGGAGGGCGAGAAGATCGTACCGGCTGTTGAGGCGTGCAGGAGCAGAGGGTGGGATGTGAAGGGACCGCTCCCGGCGGACACCCTGTTTTTTCTAGCTCAGCGCGGTGATTTCGACATGGTGGTCGCCATGTATCACGACCAGGGCCATGGGCCGGTGAAAGTCCTGGGGTTGGAATCAGGAGTAAATATTACCCTCGGGCTCCCCGTGATTCGTACCTCCGTCGATCATGGAACGGCCTTCGATATCGCCGGAACGGGCCAGGCCGACGAGCGTAGTTTGCTCGAAGCCATCAACCAGGCAATTCAACTAGCAACAGTTGGAAGCTAG
- a CDS encoding MutS-related protein — protein sequence MRRRRLREQQVERHETRHIALGYLKLLLIAATIAIAWLSRSHSYRSLWLPGIPILLFIAVAVYHSRVLRRQADERRAVEFYSKGLARIGDDWPRTTERSLPEQAIMSSLYARDLDIVGKGSLFELLCVARTRMGEQCLLAWLLHAASPETIYRRQNAVSELRGQLDFREEMAVTGEAVSIGVWPESLKQWGASTHPFASIWLRWLAAGLTLLAVGAAAFWLTHGFAGPLLAVLVAQWCLVRYLKRRIALTLDGADKAFQNLKLVSALLHEIEQQHFEGPHLQSIQKQLFSGHIAASEAIAQLGKIVDYLEALANPFVRLFNLPLMYTVQLAFAIHAWRERHGHALASWLDSLGEMEALLSLAAYSYEHPEDPFPTFVDGPGNFHAEYLGHPLIPAAKCVRNSVDIGEPARVLLVSGSNMSGKSTLMRTVGINTVLALCGAPVRAKRMQLTPLRIGASLLVNDSLQRGASRFYAEIEKLQAICSLAQQSGPPLLFLLDELLQGTNSKDRRIGAEGVTRELVEAGAIGILTTHDLSLTHMDHEDGMLRNMHFQDAIVDGKMQFDFLLQEGVVTKSNGVELMRLIGLKV from the coding sequence ATGCGTCGGCGACGTCTACGTGAGCAGCAGGTCGAAAGACATGAGACCCGGCACATTGCCCTCGGTTATCTGAAGCTGCTGCTCATCGCCGCTACGATTGCCATCGCCTGGTTGTCGCGCAGCCATTCCTATCGATCCCTCTGGCTTCCGGGCATCCCGATATTGTTATTCATCGCAGTCGCGGTTTATCACTCACGCGTCCTGCGCCGACAGGCAGACGAACGCCGAGCCGTGGAGTTTTACAGTAAGGGCCTGGCGCGGATTGGAGACGACTGGCCGCGAACTACGGAACGCTCACTACCGGAGCAGGCGATTATGTCCAGTCTCTACGCCCGGGACCTGGATATCGTCGGAAAAGGAAGTCTGTTCGAGCTGCTCTGCGTAGCGCGGACACGCATGGGCGAACAGTGCCTGCTGGCGTGGCTGCTTCACGCTGCCTCGCCGGAGACGATTTACCGTAGACAGAACGCAGTATCTGAGCTTCGAGGTCAACTGGATTTTAGAGAAGAGATGGCGGTCACGGGCGAGGCCGTCTCGATTGGAGTATGGCCTGAATCGCTCAAGCAATGGGGAGCATCCACTCACCCATTCGCCAGTATCTGGCTTCGCTGGCTTGCCGCGGGGCTCACGCTTCTTGCGGTTGGTGCGGCGGCTTTCTGGCTCACACATGGATTCGCCGGCCCCCTGCTTGCGGTGCTGGTGGCGCAGTGGTGCCTTGTACGGTATCTGAAACGCCGGATAGCACTGACGCTCGATGGTGCCGACAAAGCCTTTCAGAATCTGAAACTGGTTTCAGCGCTGCTGCACGAGATAGAGCAGCAGCATTTCGAAGGACCTCATCTTCAGAGCATCCAGAAGCAACTTTTCTCAGGACATATCGCGGCCTCTGAAGCGATTGCGCAACTGGGAAAGATTGTCGACTATCTGGAAGCTCTGGCAAATCCATTCGTCAGGCTATTCAATCTACCGCTGATGTACACTGTGCAGCTTGCTTTTGCGATTCATGCCTGGCGCGAGCGGCATGGCCATGCGCTGGCATCCTGGCTAGACAGCCTTGGGGAGATGGAGGCGCTGCTCTCACTGGCGGCCTACAGCTACGAACATCCTGAAGACCCGTTTCCAACCTTTGTCGACGGGCCGGGGAACTTCCACGCCGAATACCTCGGCCATCCGCTGATTCCGGCTGCGAAGTGCGTCCGGAACAGCGTGGACATCGGCGAGCCCGCCAGGGTGCTGCTAGTCAGCGGTTCCAACATGTCCGGAAAGAGCACGTTGATGCGTACCGTGGGCATCAACACAGTGCTGGCATTGTGCGGTGCCCCGGTTCGGGCAAAGCGGATGCAATTGACGCCTCTGCGGATCGGGGCAAGCCTGCTGGTCAATGACTCTCTCCAGCGTGGAGCCTCGCGGTTCTATGCCGAGATCGAAAAGCTTCAAGCAATATGCAGCCTTGCGCAACAGTCCGGGCCACCGCTGCTTTTTCTTTTGGATGAATTATTGCAAGGAACCAACTCGAAGGACCGCCGCATCGGTGCGGAAGGAGTTACGCGTGAGCTCGTCGAGGCCGGCGCCATCGGAATTTTGACGACGCATGATCTTTCACTCACCCATATGGACCATGAAGACGGCATGCTGAGAAATATGCATTTTCAAGATGCCATTGTGGACGGAAAGATGCAGTTCGACTTCCTTCTGCAAGAAGGCGTAGTCACTAAGAGCAACGGCGTCGAGCTGATGCGGCTTATTGGTCTGAAGGTCTAA
- a CDS encoding GntR family transcriptional regulator: MDQLWDDGQPIYLQLRDRIVAMFLDGTLREGDPLPSVRNIAAEYRINPLTVLKGYQELVDSGLVESRRGLGMYMLPGARDLLLQAERQRFLTTQWPKVVATIRRLGLRPEELLKTLKEAQ; encoded by the coding sequence ATGGACCAGCTTTGGGATGACGGTCAGCCGATTTATCTGCAGCTACGCGACCGAATTGTGGCCATGTTTCTGGATGGCACGCTGCGCGAGGGCGATCCACTTCCATCAGTGCGGAACATCGCCGCGGAGTACAGAATCAATCCCCTGACGGTCCTCAAGGGCTATCAGGAGCTTGTCGACAGTGGTCTGGTGGAAAGCCGTCGTGGTTTGGGGATGTATATGCTTCCCGGGGCACGCGACCTGCTGCTGCAGGCCGAACGCCAGCGGTTTTTGACCACGCAGTGGCCCAAGGTCGTAGCGACCATCCGTCGCCTGGGGCTTCGCCCCGAAGAGCTTTTGAAAACGTTGAAGGAGGCGCAATGA
- a CDS encoding ABC transporter ATP-binding protein, which translates to MTACIEAQGLRKTYGSTTALGGVDLHVEEGRILGLIGPNGAGKSTTLDAILGLIPYEGALQVLGLNPWMQREKLMQQVAFIADVAVLPRWIRVHQALDYMEGIHPRFDRAKAETFLAKTSIPPKARVKALSKGMTAQLHLALIMAIDAKLLVLDEPTLGLDILYRRQFYDSLLNDYFDHRRTILITTHQVEEVQHILTDVLFIQRGKITFSSSMEAFETRYAEVMVQPENLNAARALKPVSERQVFGRSVLLFDGLEPEKAAALGEVRTPSLADVFVAMMTHQGGIQ; encoded by the coding sequence ATGACTGCCTGCATTGAAGCGCAAGGACTCCGCAAAACCTACGGGTCGACCACTGCTCTCGGCGGAGTGGATCTCCACGTCGAAGAAGGCCGAATTCTCGGCCTGATCGGGCCGAACGGGGCTGGAAAGAGCACAACGCTCGACGCCATTCTCGGGCTGATTCCTTACGAAGGCGCCCTTCAGGTGCTTGGCTTGAACCCCTGGATGCAGCGTGAGAAGTTGATGCAGCAGGTCGCCTTCATCGCCGACGTAGCCGTGCTGCCGCGCTGGATCCGCGTCCACCAGGCGCTGGACTATATGGAAGGCATTCATCCGCGCTTTGACCGAGCCAAGGCTGAAACCTTTCTGGCAAAGACCTCCATTCCTCCCAAGGCTCGCGTGAAGGCGCTCTCCAAGGGAATGACAGCGCAACTGCACCTGGCGCTGATCATGGCCATCGATGCCAAACTGCTGGTGCTCGATGAGCCGACGCTTGGCCTCGACATCCTCTACCGCAGGCAGTTTTACGACTCGCTGTTGAACGACTACTTCGACCACCGCCGCACGATCCTGATCACGACGCACCAGGTGGAAGAGGTGCAGCACATCCTGACCGATGTGCTCTTCATCCAGCGCGGCAAGATCACCTTCTCCTCCAGCATGGAGGCATTCGAGACGCGCTACGCCGAGGTGATGGTCCAGCCAGAGAACCTGAATGCCGCCCGCGCGTTGAAACCGGTCTCGGAGCGGCAGGTCTTTGGCCGAAGCGTTCTGCTCTTCGACGGGCTCGAACCGGAGAAGGCAGCAGCACTTGGTGAAGTCCGCACTCCAAGCCTTGCAGATGTATTCGTTGCCATGATGACGCACCAGGGAGGGATCCAATGA
- a CDS encoding ABC transporter permease encodes MTSAETLAIPSVETEKTVNAPRPFYWSIRRELWEHRSILFAPATVAAAIIVVAIVRISFLTAFVHNGGSVRMERNGGGQDIVAGMFMVAAGLVLITAILTGVFYSLDALLSERRDRSILFWKSLPVSDRTTVLAKAAVPIVVLPGVAFVITIAMNIVLALIFSFGLLIFREPLGDLWSQLPFFQIQVFVLYFIVTCTLWYAPIYGWLLLVSSISRRAALVWAVVPFIGAVGLERFAFRTEYVGRWLQHRLAGGVQAAFHYATKHNGPIGLRDATPLVYLAEPGLWMGLAAFAIFLFLCIRMRRFQGPI; translated from the coding sequence ATGACCAGCGCCGAAACCCTTGCCATACCTTCTGTCGAGACAGAGAAGACGGTAAATGCACCGCGCCCCTTCTACTGGTCCATCCGTCGCGAGCTGTGGGAGCACCGCTCAATCCTGTTCGCTCCCGCCACCGTGGCGGCTGCGATCATTGTCGTCGCGATTGTGCGTATCAGCTTCCTCACGGCGTTTGTACACAATGGAGGCTCCGTACGCATGGAGAGGAATGGTGGCGGCCAGGACATTGTTGCCGGCATGTTCATGGTTGCGGCCGGCCTTGTCCTCATCACTGCCATTCTGACCGGTGTCTTTTATTCGCTCGATGCGTTATTGAGCGAGCGCCGCGACCGCAGCATTCTTTTCTGGAAGTCACTGCCCGTTTCGGACCGGACGACCGTGCTCGCGAAAGCCGCCGTTCCCATAGTGGTTCTCCCGGGGGTGGCATTTGTTATTACCATCGCGATGAACATTGTGCTGGCTCTGATCTTTTCGTTTGGCCTGCTCATCTTCCGAGAACCACTGGGTGATCTATGGAGCCAGCTTCCGTTCTTTCAGATCCAGGTCTTCGTGCTCTACTTCATCGTGACCTGCACGCTGTGGTATGCCCCTATTTATGGTTGGCTGCTGCTGGTCTCAAGCATCAGCCGGCGGGCAGCTCTTGTCTGGGCAGTGGTGCCTTTCATCGGCGCCGTGGGATTGGAGCGCTTCGCTTTCAGGACCGAGTATGTCGGCCGTTGGCTGCAGCATCGGCTAGCTGGAGGTGTACAGGCGGCCTTCCACTATGCCACGAAGCACAATGGCCCAATAGGCCTGAGAGATGCCACGCCGCTCGTCTACCTGGCGGAGCCGGGACTCTGGATGGGACTCGCAGCTTTCGCGATCTTCCTCTTTCTCTGCATCCGGATGCGCCGTTTCCAAGGGCCCATCTAG
- a CDS encoding creatininase family protein, which produces MYRPFIARVIAMAAIAVSALHGQSLSTHWEDLTAPDFVQALQQSKQTCLLPFGIIEKHGPSGPLGTDLMNGRYIADLASHQEYTIIFPPYYFGQIAEARSQPGTLAYPARIQMKLLQLTVDEMARNGCKKIIIQNAHGGNTMLLHYFAQTQLDQRHDYVVYGYFATPASDLPAAAKPSKPGVDGHAGEGEVSNIMAHTPQDAHPERAGQQSGADQQRLSLPGSVYTGIWWYASYPNHYQGDASGATAARGKAATEFSAKQLAAAIKAIKEDTSAAAIQKEFYDKADTPVNTKQ; this is translated from the coding sequence ATGTACAGACCATTCATCGCGCGCGTCATTGCGATGGCAGCAATCGCCGTTTCGGCTCTACACGGCCAGTCACTCTCCACGCACTGGGAAGACCTCACAGCCCCTGATTTCGTTCAAGCGCTGCAACAGTCGAAGCAGACCTGCCTTCTGCCCTTCGGCATCATCGAGAAGCATGGTCCATCCGGCCCGCTCGGAACGGATCTGATGAATGGCCGCTATATCGCCGATCTGGCCTCCCATCAGGAATACACCATCATCTTTCCTCCGTATTACTTCGGTCAGATCGCCGAGGCGCGCTCTCAGCCTGGAACTCTCGCCTACCCAGCCCGCATTCAGATGAAGCTGCTGCAGCTGACGGTCGATGAGATGGCCCGCAACGGATGCAAAAAGATCATCATTCAAAACGCGCACGGTGGAAACACCATGCTGCTGCATTATTTCGCGCAGACGCAGCTCGATCAGCGGCACGACTACGTTGTCTATGGTTACTTCGCTACGCCGGCCTCGGATCTTCCAGCCGCCGCCAAGCCATCGAAGCCTGGCGTCGACGGTCATGCCGGCGAGGGAGAGGTCTCCAATATCATGGCGCACACACCGCAGGATGCTCATCCGGAACGCGCCGGCCAGCAGTCAGGTGCCGACCAGCAACGGCTTAGCCTTCCTGGAAGCGTCTATACGGGCATATGGTGGTATGCCAGCTATCCGAATCACTATCAGGGTGATGCCTCCGGAGCGACGGCAGCTCGGGGAAAAGCAGCTACGGAATTCAGCGCCAAACAACTGGCTGCCGCCATCAAGGCAATCAAGGAAGATACCAGCGCCGCAGCCATACAGAAGGAGTTTTACGATAAGGCCGATACGCCGGTTAACACCAAGCAGTAG
- a CDS encoding 3-hydroxyacyl-CoA dehydrogenase, with protein sequence MEIAGRTFLVTGSASGLGAATARALVSRGGSVVVADVSPTGNVLAQELGKSAVYVPTDVTSEDDGLNAVQEAKRRFGALHGLVNCAGIAPGERVVGKNGPHSLSTFTKAITVNLIGTFNMMRLAAAAMSQNTPTADGERGVIVNTASIAAFEGQIGQTAYAASKAGVVGLTLPAARELARSGIRVVAIAPGLFLTPMMSGFSQEVQDSLAQTVPFPSRLGKPEEFAQLVCSVFEQIMINGETIRLDGALRMQAK encoded by the coding sequence GTGGAGATTGCGGGAAGAACATTTCTTGTCACCGGTTCTGCTTCAGGGCTCGGAGCTGCAACCGCGCGCGCACTGGTGAGTCGCGGAGGCTCCGTTGTCGTCGCGGATGTGAGCCCGACAGGCAACGTTTTAGCGCAAGAGCTGGGAAAGTCCGCCGTATACGTGCCGACAGATGTGACAAGTGAAGATGATGGACTGAACGCCGTACAGGAAGCTAAACGACGGTTTGGCGCGTTGCATGGACTGGTGAATTGCGCGGGTATTGCGCCGGGTGAGCGTGTGGTTGGAAAGAACGGCCCTCATTCGCTTTCTACCTTCACCAAGGCCATTACGGTCAATCTGATTGGCACATTCAATATGATGCGCCTGGCCGCCGCCGCAATGTCTCAGAATACTCCGACTGCGGATGGAGAGCGAGGCGTGATTGTGAATACCGCTTCAATTGCTGCGTTCGAGGGACAGATCGGGCAGACAGCGTATGCGGCATCGAAGGCGGGGGTTGTAGGCCTGACGCTACCGGCAGCGCGGGAGCTTGCGCGCAGCGGAATCAGGGTTGTGGCCATTGCTCCGGGACTTTTCCTGACGCCGATGATGAGCGGCTTCTCCCAGGAAGTACAGGACTCGCTGGCGCAGACCGTTCCCTTCCCTTCCCGGCTAGGCAAGCCAGAAGAGTTTGCACAGCTTGTTTGCTCCGTTTTTGAGCAGATCATGATCAACGGAGAAACCATCCGGCTGGACGGCGCCTTGCGCATGCAAGCGAAGTAG
- a CDS encoding acyl-CoA dehydrogenase family protein has translation MAHLFSLTAEQQEISNVAKKFAATEIAPHALEWDQARHLPLDVIRSTAPLGMGGIYVREDVGGSGLDRLDGVLIFEGLATGCPVISAYISVHNMVAWIIDTFGDESQRKAYLPRLCSMESTGAYALTEPSSGSDAGALAARAVRDGDTYVLNGVKQFISGAGVPGTIYIVMARTADTGSRGISAFLIEDGTPGLSFGAHEKKMGWHAQPTRQLILEDVRIPARNLIGQEGQGFKIAMAALDGGRLNIAACSLGGASTALEKTLHYVADRHAFGKRLADFQALQFRLADMATELEIARTFLWRAAASLSGRSRDATVLCAMAKRFVTDVGFHVANEALQLHGGYGYLLEYGIEKIVRDLRVHQILEGTNEIMRLIVSRSLLEDLK, from the coding sequence ATGGCACATCTCTTCTCTCTTACAGCCGAGCAACAGGAAATCAGCAATGTGGCGAAGAAATTCGCTGCGACCGAGATTGCTCCGCACGCTCTCGAATGGGACCAGGCAAGACATCTCCCATTAGACGTGATCCGTTCCACCGCACCTCTCGGCATGGGTGGGATCTACGTGCGAGAGGATGTCGGCGGCAGCGGGCTCGATCGCCTCGATGGTGTGCTGATCTTCGAAGGTCTTGCGACAGGATGTCCTGTGATCTCCGCTTATATCTCCGTTCACAACATGGTCGCCTGGATCATCGACACCTTCGGTGACGAATCTCAACGAAAAGCCTATTTACCCAGACTGTGCTCTATGGAATCGACGGGAGCATACGCGCTGACCGAGCCTTCGTCTGGTTCCGACGCCGGCGCTCTCGCTGCGAGAGCTGTTCGCGATGGCGACACGTACGTTCTAAACGGGGTCAAGCAGTTCATCAGCGGGGCCGGTGTACCTGGGACTATCTATATCGTTATGGCCCGTACCGCGGATACAGGTAGCCGCGGAATATCGGCGTTCCTGATTGAAGACGGAACGCCGGGACTCTCTTTTGGAGCGCATGAAAAGAAGATGGGCTGGCATGCTCAGCCAACTCGTCAGTTGATTCTCGAAGATGTACGAATCCCGGCGAGGAACCTGATCGGACAAGAAGGACAAGGCTTCAAGATCGCCATGGCGGCCTTGGATGGCGGCCGACTGAACATTGCAGCGTGTTCGTTGGGCGGGGCTTCCACGGCGCTGGAAAAGACGCTCCACTACGTCGCAGATCGGCATGCATTCGGAAAGCGCCTGGCCGACTTCCAGGCACTTCAATTCAGGCTTGCCGATATGGCAACCGAGCTCGAAATCGCGCGAACATTCCTATGGCGGGCCGCCGCATCTCTCAGTGGGCGCAGCCGCGATGCAACTGTCTTGTGCGCGATGGCAAAGCGATTTGTGACCGACGTAGGCTTTCACGTGGCGAATGAAGCACTTCAGCTTCACGGCGGTTATGGCTATCTGTTGGAGTACGGCATCGAAAAGATCGTCCGTGATCTGCGTGTCCATCAGATTCTTGAGGGAACGAACGAGATTATGCGGCTGATTGTCTCTCGGAGCCTTCTCGAGGACCTCAAGTGA
- a CDS encoding enoyl-CoA hydratase/isomerase family protein, which yields MSEVEIRVEGACGRLTLNRPSALNSLTLMMVRELKAALRQWIEDPAVEFILLDGAGERGLCAGGDIRALYDAARSGRLEEAATFFREEYELNSLISSYPKPYIALMDGVVMGGGIGISAHGSLRVVTERSTLAMPETRIGFIPDVGGTFLLARAPDELGTYAALTASRLGPADALLLRLGDLFISSNEIPSMIAELALCRTALDAHELLLNKSAAPSPGSLEAERQWIRRCFSRQTIEEILNSLDEETSDIAQRAAAEIRKNSPTALKVTLRALRDARHKADLGYSLRQEYNLAMACLQNPDFLEGVRAALIDKDQQPRWSPDDPARVTGEQVEKFFQNHEFPPLNLGHTYSQRGVSGDNRRNLSRGNYG from the coding sequence GTGAGCGAGGTCGAAATCCGGGTCGAAGGCGCTTGCGGCCGTTTGACCCTGAATCGTCCATCAGCGCTCAATTCATTGACGCTGATGATGGTGCGTGAGCTTAAAGCTGCTCTACGGCAATGGATAGAAGATCCTGCAGTTGAGTTCATCCTGCTCGATGGCGCCGGTGAGCGTGGACTATGCGCGGGTGGTGATATCCGGGCCTTGTACGATGCAGCCCGATCAGGACGTCTCGAGGAAGCAGCAACTTTCTTTCGCGAAGAGTATGAACTAAACAGTCTGATCTCCAGTTACCCAAAGCCATACATCGCATTGATGGACGGTGTTGTCATGGGTGGCGGCATCGGTATCTCAGCCCATGGCTCACTCCGCGTCGTCACGGAACGTTCTACCCTGGCCATGCCCGAAACGAGAATCGGATTTATTCCGGACGTGGGCGGGACATTTCTGTTAGCCAGGGCTCCGGATGAACTGGGAACCTATGCAGCACTGACCGCCAGTCGTTTAGGCCCGGCGGACGCGCTTCTTCTCCGGCTAGGCGATCTGTTCATCTCGTCAAACGAAATTCCCTCGATGATCGCGGAACTAGCGCTCTGCAGGACGGCACTGGATGCGCACGAATTGCTCCTCAACAAGAGCGCAGCCCCATCGCCTGGTTCTTTGGAAGCGGAGCGCCAGTGGATTCGCCGCTGCTTCTCGAGGCAGACAATCGAAGAGATTCTCAACAGCCTGGACGAAGAAACGAGCGATATCGCCCAACGTGCCGCCGCGGAGATCCGCAAAAACTCGCCTACCGCGCTCAAGGTCACTCTTCGCGCTCTGCGGGATGCGCGGCACAAGGCTGACCTTGGCTATTCTCTGCGGCAAGAGTACAACCTTGCCATGGCGTGTCTGCAAAATCCGGACTTCCTCGAAGGAGTACGCGCGGCACTCATTGATAAGGACCAACAGCCTCGCTGGTCCCCCGATGACCCGGCTCGCGTCACCGGTGAACAAGTCGAGAAGTTTTTTCAGAACCACGAATTCCCACCCCTAAACCTGGGTCATACGTACTCACAACGAGGGGTGTCGGGCGACAATCGTAGAAATCTGAGTAGAGGGAACTATGGCTGA